From Mucilaginibacter gotjawali:
TCAGCAAAAATGTAGGACGGCTGCCCTTTGCTTTCGTGCCAGGCTGGTAAAGGGCCATATTGTTTGGCTACCAGTTTAATATAACGGGCATTTACATTTAGCGGCGTGGTAAATTCCTGGGTTTGCACATTAAGGTCTTTTATATCAATTTTGGTATTCACAGTTGCCGCCAGTTTATAATTAACCCCGTCATCCGAAGCCCAATATTCAACTGCGGGCGGGAATACGATCCACGAGCGGGTATCCTGTAAGGTGCCCAAACTAACTTGCTTAATGGGTTTCACTTGCCCCATATCTATTATGGCGACCAGGTCGTTCCCCTGGTAGCCCTGCCAGTTACCCAAACGCCAGTTAGCTTTTCCGCGGATGCCATTAATCAGCGCATTGTCCCCTTCATCAGCATAATTTGCCAGGTATTTATTTACAAGCGTTAACTTTATGTCGCTCCTGATCTTAAAAAATGTGCCTTCATCCACAAAACTGCTTTTTCCATTTTCAATGGCGATAGCTTTTACGGTGGTATTGCTTGAAATATGGATCGGTGACAAATACAGTATCGAACTTGAAGAAGGTACAGAACCATCTAACGTATAATAGATCTTCGCCGCGGTATCGGCACATTTTATCTGAATATCAAAAGGTTCTTTAAAAGCTTTGGCCGGGGCAATTAGATAGGGGTTTGGTATAATAAGCTCATCGGTTATCCTTGAGGTTGGTTTTTCAAGGTCCTGCACAAATAACTTATTGGGTAGCCTGCCGGTAAACACCTCAAAAGTGCCGCCGTTGGCTATATCGGCATAATCAAGGTATATTTTATTGTACGATCTTTTGTTCAGGTTCATCCCCTGTAAGTAAATGTTATTGCTACTGATGTTTGCGCCTGAATTTAAGATGGTAAACTTTTTCCCATTCTCCAGGTTAATCACGGCTTTATCAAACTGCGGCATACCTATCTGAAATTGCTGCTGGCCCGGGGCTATATTGTAGATCCCCAAAGAACTGATGACATACCAGGCCGACATCTGCCCGCAATCTTCATTGCCCGAAAGGCCATCGGGCTTATCACTGTATTCTTCTCTTAAAATCTTATTTATATAATATTGGGTCTTTTCGGGCGAGTTGGTAAAATTGTACAGGTAGGCCATATGATGGCTTGGCTCATTTCCATGAGCATACTGCCCGATCAATCCAGAAACATCATCCTGCTGGCGGCCTGTAAGTTTTGAACCGGTGGTAAACAATTCATCCAGCTTAGCTTCAAATGCGGCTTTCCCGCCCATGCGATCGGCCAGCGTTTCAATATCCTGTGGTGCTAAAAACGAGTACTGCCACGAATTACCTTCGGTATAATTATTATTGATCTCGGTGGGTTCAAAAGGTGTGTACCAGCCACCATTTGTGCGGGCCTGCATAAAACCATTCTGGTTGTTATAGTTGTTTTTCCAGTATTGTGCCCGCTGGATAAACGCCTTGTAGTCATCCGGCTTATTCAGCATTTTGGCCATTTGGGCAATGCACCAGTCGTCAATGGCGTATTCCAATGTTTTCGATACCGATTCCGGCTCATCGTCGGCCAAAACCACGCCATTTTTTCTGTACGAATCCAAACCGAACTGGTTGCGGTTTACAGCTGCTTTCATCGCGGTAAAGGCTTCTTCTGCATCAAAACCGCGGATACCTTTTGCATAGGCGTCCACAATAACCGGGATGGAATGGTTGCCCACCATACAATAGGTTTCGTTGGATGCCAGCGGCCAGATGGGTAACAAGCCGCCCTGCTCATACATCGCTAAAAATGATTTTATAAAATCGAGCGTCCGTTTACGGTCTATCAGGTTAAGCAAAGGGTCTTCTGCACGGTACGTATCCCATAATGAAAACACCGTGTAATAACTAAAGCCATTAGCAGTATGCACTTTTTGATCCATTCCACGGTACTGGCCGTCTACATCACTATAAACATTGGGGGCCAGCATAGCGTGATATAGGGCAGTATAAAAAATGGCTTGTTTTTTCTTCGCATAGTCAATCACCTGTTCCTTTTTTTGTTTAGGGGGATGGTAATAGCCGGTTTGTGTGTTGTAGCCGGTGGTTGGGTTCATGTTCTGGCCTTCGCGCTGGTCAGAAGCGCTGGGGCCGCCGCCTTCTACCTCAATCTTACTCAATTCGTTCTCCCAAAGTATCTTGGCAGCCTTTTCAACTTTTTTAAAGTCGAAATGGGGCACCTCGGCATCCAGGTTCTTTAGTGCGCCATCGGTACTAACCGATGAAATTCCAACTTTGGCAATTACTTCGCCCGGATTATCAAACCGGATATACATTTTAATGTTTTTACCCTGCAATTTGCTTTTGCCCGGCTGCAGGGTATCATTTAGTGCAATTCCATAAGTTTTAAACGGTTTTGAAAATTTTGCATAAAAGTAAACCGACTGATCCGCGGCCCATGATCTCGACTCCCGGAACCCACGAATCTCATGGTCATTCACCACTTCAATCCAGGAGTCAAGCACCTGGTCGCGGTGCAGCAGGTCGATAATGATATTGGCTTCGTTTATTTTAGGGAAAGTATACCGGTGAACACCAACGCGGGTGCTGGCTGTAAGTTCCGCATCAATATTATACTTATCGAGGTGAGTTTTATAATATCCCGGGCTGGCTATTTCGTTTTTCTTTTTAAATCCTGAAATGTATTCGGTGTTTTTCAACTTGGGTTCGCCGGTAGTAGGCATAAACAGCACATCACAGTAATCTTCGATACCTGTTCCGCTTAAATGTGTGTGCGAGAAGCCGTAGACCAATGTGTCTGTATAATAATAGCCCGAACAGCCATCCCAACCATCCAATCGGGTGTCAGGGCTTAGCTGAACCATCCCAAAGGGAACAACCGCACCCGGGTAAGTATGCCCGTGACCACCCGTGCCGACAAAAGGGTTAACAAATTGCGTGTAATCTTTTTTTCTTTGGGCTGAGGATGATAGCGCAAAAAACAAAATAAAAAAAGGTGTAACAATACCCCGGGCGATAGGCTTCATTGAGATCAGTTAAATAATTAAGGGTAAAAATAAGGTCTGAACTCGAATTTATCGAATTATACAGAATTTAAGAATAGAATCTTTTTTAATTCTAATAATTCCCTAATTCTATAAATTCGAGTTCAGACTATTTCAGACAATGATATTAAACTCATCCTCATCTTTCAAAAAAGGCATGATGCGTCTTGTCTTTTTTACTTCTTCGGCGTTAATAGTGAAGGTATACAGATCCTCTTCATCGCGTTTGTAGTAAATTACATTGCCCATAGGGTCTATACAGGTCGAGTCGCCCGAGTGATATACTTCATTGCCATCATGCCCTACGCGGTTAACGCCAATCACATAAGCCTGGTTTTCAATCGCCCTTGCGTTGATCAAGGTGCGCCAGTGCGCAATCCTTTTTTCTGGCCAGTTAGCCGTAATGATCAGCAGATCATACTCAGCACCTGCATTTCTTAACCAAACCGGGAAACGAAGATCGTAGCAAATCATCGGGCAAATATTCCAGCCTTTTAGCTCAACAATAAGCCTTTTATTACCGGGGGTGTAGGTCATGTGTTCTTTACCCAGGGCAAACAGGTGGCGCTTGTCATAATATTCATAGGTGCCGTCGGGGCGCATCCAAATAAGGCGGTTATAGTATTTTTCGTTTTCTTTTATAATAATGGTGCCGGTTAAAACGCAATCGTATTCTTTAGCAATTTTATACATCCACTTCATCGTTTTACCACCCATGGCTTCAGCCAGTTTTTCTGCTTCCATAGAAAATCCCGTGCTGAACATTTCCGGTAAAATAATCAGGTTGGTTTTTTCGCGGATGTTGGATAAGCGCGTAGTAATATTCTGCAGGTTTTTATCGATGTTTTCCCAGTATAGATATCCCTGGAAGGTGGTTACTTTTAAATTTTCCATTCGTTAGAGTTAAGTCCATGGACGATAGACCATTGTCCATGGCAAAAGTTCATTATGTAAAAATTATCATAGTTTAATCCAAAATGGCTATGGACCATCGACCATCGACCATCGTCCATCAACCAAATTAAATCTTCAACAATCTTTCAACGGCTTTATCGAGTGTTTCTTGCCTTTTGGCGAAACAAAAACGCAAAACATGATGATCAGTGCCCTTGGTATAAAATGCAGAAGTAGGTATAGCCGCCACACCAAATTCCTTTGTTAACCGTAATGAAAAATCGCTATCTTTCTCATTTGTAATGTCGTCAAAGGTTACCGATTGAAAATAGGATCCGGAACACGGCAATAATTTAAATTTCGTTTGCTCTAATCCTTTCCGGAAATAATCCCGTTTTTTTTCAAAAAATTCCGGGAGGCTTAAATAAGTATTTTCATCTTTCAAGTACGCTGCAATGGCATATTGCAGCGGTGCATTTACGCTGAAAACCAAAAATTGATGTATTTTTCTGAACTCGCTCATTAAAAATGCAGGCGCCATACAATATCCAACTTTCCAGCCGGTGGCATGGAAAGGTTTGCCAAATGACGCCACTATAAAGCTTCGTTGCTGCAACTCCGGGTACCGGGCCATACTGTGATGCGTTTCGCCATCGTAAATTAAATGTTCGTAAACCTCATCACTCAGAATTAGGATATCCTGGTTTTTTACGAGAGCGCTTAATTCATCAATATCTTCTTTGTGCAGAATAGTGGCCGTAGGGTTATGCGGGCTGTTCAGGATGATCATCCTGGTTTTGCTGTTGATAAGCCTTTTCACCATATCCCAGGGGATGCGATAATCGGGCGGTTCCAGTTCCAACGATTTTACAATGCCCCCCATCAGTTTAATAGCAGGCGCGTAACAATCAAATGCCGGCTCAAAAATAATCACCTCATCATTGGGGTTAATTACAGCTGTGATCGCGGTAAATATGGCTTGCGTTCCGCCCGCGGTAATAGTGATCTCCGTATCCGGGTTATAAACGGCCCCGTACAGTTTTTCGGTCTTTTCTGCTATACGTTCGCGCAGTGACTGTACACCGGGCATTGGGGCGTATTGGTTATGCCCTTTTTTCATTGCTGTATTTACCAGTTTGATCAATTCAGGAGAAGTATCAAAATCCGGGAAACCCTGTGACAAATTTATAGCGCCCACCTCGTTTGCCAGGGCCGACATTACAGTAAATATAGTAGTCCCCGTTTGGGGTAATTTTGAAATGATAGGTGTCATGCAGGCGTAAAAATACTCAAAAAAGCTAAAAGCGTAAGGTTAAAAGCAAAAAGCTTTCTGCTTTCGCCTTTTAGCTTTTAGCATTTCAGCTGATTTATATAACTTAGTACCATGAAGCTATTGACATACTTTTCGCTGATTTTGCTTACCGCTCTTGTTTGTTCGTGCCACTCAGGCGACAAAAAAACTGTTCCTGTTGTAGGTTTTGTGGATGCTTTTGAAGATGCCTCCATTGCCCCGGCGCGTACCGGCTTTGTGGATGCCTTAAAGAAAAATGGATTTAGCGAAGACCAGAAAAATATTAAAATAGAATATAGCAACGCGCAGGGAAGTATCCCTACGCTCACACAGATCGTTAACCAGTTTGTTTCCGAAAAAGTCGATCTCATGGCCACCTGTACTACATTATCGTCAATAACTGCCGCGCAGAAAACCAAAGCTATACCGATTTTTATGATGGTTTCGCCTGTGGTGAAACTGATGAAACTGGAAGGCGCAGACGGCAAGGCCCCCGCTAACCTGTTCGGCGCGGTGGAGGACTTGAATTATATTGATACTTCGTTTTCCAACATTCCCAAATTTCTGAAACCGAAGGCCGGTAAACTGGTCATCGGGATGATTTATAATCAGTCGGAACCGCAATCAGTTGACGCTAAAAACAGGATTCAGTCATTGGCAGATAAAATGAATATTACATTAATCGCCCTGCCTTTAAATTCTTCGGCGGATGCACAATTGGTAACGCAGGCTTTATTGAATAAAAATATCGACGCCTTTTTTGCTAATCCTGATAATACCGTATTCAGCGCTTTTGAAACGATATTAAAAAGCTGTAATCAAAAAAATGTGCCGATTTTTACCAGTGAAGCGGGGTTGGTGCAGCGTGGCGCGGTTGCAGCATTTGGTGCTGACATTTACCAATGGGGCTACCAGGCTGGGGAACAGGCCGCACAATTCTTAAAAACGCACTCAACCGGGGGATTGCAACCGGAAATGGTAAAAGTCAGAACGAGAGTTTATAACCCTGCCGCCGCAAAAAAATACAACATCACTGTTCCTTCAAATTTCGAAGCTGTTAAATAATGGATTTTTACCTCACCGCATTACTGCAGGGTTTGTGTTATTCGGGGTTGGCTCTCGGGATTTATATCTCCATGAAGATATTTAATATTCCTGATATCACAACTGACGGCAGTTATACACTGGGCGCAGTTGTTACCGCCATACTTTTAACACATCATCAGTCAATCTACATCACATTGCCGATCGTTGCCATTGCAGGTGCCACGGCAGGGGCTTTAACCGGGCTAATTCATGCCAAATTAAAGATTCATGCGCTGTTAGCCGGAATTCTGGTTATGACTGCCCTTTACTCTGTCTACCTTGCATTGATGGGGCGATCTAATTTGCCGTTAATCAATGTTTCGACCTTGTTCAATTTAATTAATATCAGCGCCGATCCTAATCATAACACTTTTTGGATATTATTGATCTTTGTAATTATCATCACCCTTTTTATAGGCTATCTTCTTAAAACTGATTTCGGACTGGCTATGCGCGCAACAGGCAATAGCGAAACAATGATCCGTTCCCTTGGCGTTAACACCGACAGGATGAAGATCATCGGGCTTGCGCTTGCAAATGCATTAACTGCAATAAGTGGGTACCTGATCAGTCAGCAACAAGGGTATGCAGACGTCAGTATGGGTATTGGTGTTGTAATTATTGGACTTGGCTCCGTTATTATAGCTGAAACGTTTATCAATTGGCTGCGCCTTACATCAATATGGCTAAGTTTATTATTTGTGTTGGGTGGTGCAATTATATTTCAGTTTGTACTGGCGTTTACGCTGGATATTGGCGTTAACCCAATTTACCTGAAGGCAGTAACAGCAGTTTTTGTATTGTTAATAGTGAGTTTACCAAGGATTAATTTTAGAACCGTAAAATAATTCAACAATCGAAATTCCGAATTCCGAAATAAAAACATGATCGACATCAACAACATACACAAAACATTCAACACCGGCAGATCAAACCAGGTAAATGCCGTTAATGGCATTGATCTGCATATCAAATCGGGTGAGTTTGTGGTGATTGTTGGTTCGAATGGTTCAGGTAAAACCACTTTGCTTGATATGGTTGCCGGTAGTGTTTTTCCAAACCAGGGAAATATTGTTATTAATGGCGGGGATGTAACAAAACTACCGGATTACAGGCGCAGCCAGTGGATTGCCCGTGTTTTTCAAAACCCCGTAAGCGGTACGGCATCAGACCTGAGCATTATTGATAATTTCAGGTTAGCAGCCATACGTACCCGGCCAAAAGGTTTAACCATTGGCATTAACGATACCTTTAAAAATCAGGTAAGGGAAAAGATCTCGACCCTTGGCCTTGGCCTGGAAAATAAAATTGAGCAACCCATGGGCACCTTGTCAGGCGGGCAACGGCAGGCATTGACTTTACTGATGAGCGTAATGGACAGCTGCAAAGTGCTGCTTTTGGATGAACCAACCGCAGCGCTTGATCCGCGTTCGGCGCAGGTGGTAATGAAAACTGCTGAAGAACTGATCAGAGATTACCGGCTCACCGCTATCCTGATCACCCATAATTTAAAAGATGCCTACACTTATGGCAACCGTTTGATTTTAATGGGAGAGGGGCTGGTAATGAAAGATCTTGATGCCCAACAGAAAACCGCCTTAAAGCAAAATGATCTGTTTGATTGGTTTGGGTAAGGTGATTTCACCGACGTGCTGACGACCGCACCGCTTCTTTTTTTAAAATCGGTGCGTGGACGCTAAAATTCAGCACAATCATTAAAAACTCTGTTTTTTAAATTGTGGTGTACACAACGGGTACACTAATAATTTCCATAATCTCCTGGGTTTATAAAGAAAAATCATTTATGAATTTAGGAGTCATCCATTATCGAGACTTGTTCTGGTAACATCCTCTTACCTCTGTAAATTAATCGGTATAATTTATAACCAAGGTCAGGTCAATTAATGACCGCCATCAATTTTTGAAATTCACCGCTGTGTACATTCGCGCAGATTTAGGTGATAGAAAATGGAAACAAAAAACAAATGGCTGATGGCCATTGCCGGAATGACCCTGCAACTTTGCATAGGCTCTATATACGCCTACAGTGTTTGGATAAAACCGATACAAACCTTGAATGGCTGGGATGCCCACCAATTGAAGACAGCTTTTAGCCTGGCTATTTGCTTTTTAGGTTTAACGGCGGCCTTTATGGGTAAATTTGTGCAAAAAATAGGTCCTGTAAAAAGCGGCTTGCTGGCAGCTTTGCTATTTTGTACCGGGCTGGCAGGTGCCGGTTTCGCCAACAGCATAGGCTCCCTGCCTTTATTTTTTCTTTTTTACGGGGTGATCGCCGGTATCGGGCTTGGCTTTGGCTATATCACACCGGTTTCGATAGTGGTCAAATGGTTTCCTGATAAACCCGGGTTAGCTTCGGGTTTGGTAATCATGTCCTTCGCAGCAGGTTCGATTCTTGCAGCGCAGCTGATCTCTCCTTTAACCATCCATTTTGGCGTGCCTGTAACTTTTTACCTCCTTGCCGTAGCTTACGCTATATTTATGGTGCTGGCTTCGCTATACCTGGCGGCACCGAAACAAGTTTCATCGGTAGAAGATTACCATAGCGGCGGCGCCAATGTGCCGATAAAAGAAATTATAGGCGATGTCAGGTATTACGCCTTATTCCTGATGTTGTTTTTAAATACTACCTGCGGAATAGCGTTAATTGCGGTTGCCGCG
This genomic window contains:
- a CDS encoding GH92 family glycosyl hydrolase, yielding MKPIARGIVTPFFILFFALSSSAQRKKDYTQFVNPFVGTGGHGHTYPGAVVPFGMVQLSPDTRLDGWDGCSGYYYTDTLVYGFSHTHLSGTGIEDYCDVLFMPTTGEPKLKNTEYISGFKKKNEIASPGYYKTHLDKYNIDAELTASTRVGVHRYTFPKINEANIIIDLLHRDQVLDSWIEVVNDHEIRGFRESRSWAADQSVYFYAKFSKPFKTYGIALNDTLQPGKSKLQGKNIKMYIRFDNPGEVIAKVGISSVSTDGALKNLDAEVPHFDFKKVEKAAKILWENELSKIEVEGGGPSASDQREGQNMNPTTGYNTQTGYYHPPKQKKEQVIDYAKKKQAIFYTALYHAMLAPNVYSDVDGQYRGMDQKVHTANGFSYYTVFSLWDTYRAEDPLLNLIDRKRTLDFIKSFLAMYEQGGLLPIWPLASNETYCMVGNHSIPVIVDAYAKGIRGFDAEEAFTAMKAAVNRNQFGLDSYRKNGVVLADDEPESVSKTLEYAIDDWCIAQMAKMLNKPDDYKAFIQRAQYWKNNYNNQNGFMQARTNGGWYTPFEPTEINNNYTEGNSWQYSFLAPQDIETLADRMGGKAAFEAKLDELFTTGSKLTGRQQDDVSGLIGQYAHGNEPSHHMAYLYNFTNSPEKTQYYINKILREEYSDKPDGLSGNEDCGQMSAWYVISSLGIYNIAPGQQQFQIGMPQFDKAVINLENGKKFTILNSGANISSNNIYLQGMNLNKRSYNKIYLDYADIANGGTFEVFTGRLPNKLFVQDLEKPTSRITDELIIPNPYLIAPAKAFKEPFDIQIKCADTAAKIYYTLDGSVPSSSSILYLSPIHISSNTTVKAIAIENGKSSFVDEGTFFKIRSDIKLTLVNKYLANYADEGDNALINGIRGKANWRLGNWQGYQGNDLVAIIDMGQVKPIKQVSLGTLQDTRSWIVFPPAVEYWASDDGVNYKLAATVNTKIDIKDLNVQTQEFTTPLNVNARYIKLVAKQYGPLPAWHESKGQPSYIFADEITVE
- a CDS encoding amidohydrolase; translated protein: MENLKVTTFQGYLYWENIDKNLQNITTRLSNIREKTNLIILPEMFSTGFSMEAEKLAEAMGGKTMKWMYKIAKEYDCVLTGTIIIKENEKYYNRLIWMRPDGTYEYYDKRHLFALGKEHMTYTPGNKRLIVELKGWNICPMICYDLRFPVWLRNAGAEYDLLIITANWPEKRIAHWRTLINARAIENQAYVIGVNRVGHDGNEVYHSGDSTCIDPMGNVIYYKRDEEDLYTFTINAEEVKKTRRIMPFLKDEDEFNIIV
- a CDS encoding methionine aminotransferase; translated protein: MTPIISKLPQTGTTIFTVMSALANEVGAINLSQGFPDFDTSPELIKLVNTAMKKGHNQYAPMPGVQSLRERIAEKTEKLYGAVYNPDTEITITAGGTQAIFTAITAVINPNDEVIIFEPAFDCYAPAIKLMGGIVKSLELEPPDYRIPWDMVKRLINSKTRMIILNSPHNPTATILHKEDIDELSALVKNQDILILSDEVYEHLIYDGETHHSMARYPELQQRSFIVASFGKPFHATGWKVGYCMAPAFLMSEFRKIHQFLVFSVNAPLQYAIAAYLKDENTYLSLPEFFEKKRDYFRKGLEQTKFKLLPCSGSYFQSVTFDDITNEKDSDFSLRLTKEFGVAAIPTSAFYTKGTDHHVLRFCFAKRQETLDKAVERLLKI
- a CDS encoding ABC transporter substrate-binding protein, which encodes MKLLTYFSLILLTALVCSCHSGDKKTVPVVGFVDAFEDASIAPARTGFVDALKKNGFSEDQKNIKIEYSNAQGSIPTLTQIVNQFVSEKVDLMATCTTLSSITAAQKTKAIPIFMMVSPVVKLMKLEGADGKAPANLFGAVEDLNYIDTSFSNIPKFLKPKAGKLVIGMIYNQSEPQSVDAKNRIQSLADKMNITLIALPLNSSADAQLVTQALLNKNIDAFFANPDNTVFSAFETILKSCNQKNVPIFTSEAGLVQRGAVAAFGADIYQWGYQAGEQAAQFLKTHSTGGLQPEMVKVRTRVYNPAAAKKYNITVPSNFEAVK
- a CDS encoding ABC transporter permease, with amino-acid sequence MDFYLTALLQGLCYSGLALGIYISMKIFNIPDITTDGSYTLGAVVTAILLTHHQSIYITLPIVAIAGATAGALTGLIHAKLKIHALLAGILVMTALYSVYLALMGRSNLPLINVSTLFNLINISADPNHNTFWILLIFVIIITLFIGYLLKTDFGLAMRATGNSETMIRSLGVNTDRMKIIGLALANALTAISGYLISQQQGYADVSMGIGVVIIGLGSVIIAETFINWLRLTSIWLSLLFVLGGAIIFQFVLAFTLDIGVNPIYLKAVTAVFVLLIVSLPRINFRTVK
- a CDS encoding ABC transporter ATP-binding protein; protein product: MIDINNIHKTFNTGRSNQVNAVNGIDLHIKSGEFVVIVGSNGSGKTTLLDMVAGSVFPNQGNIVINGGDVTKLPDYRRSQWIARVFQNPVSGTASDLSIIDNFRLAAIRTRPKGLTIGINDTFKNQVREKISTLGLGLENKIEQPMGTLSGGQRQALTLLMSVMDSCKVLLLDEPTAALDPRSAQVVMKTAEELIRDYRLTAILITHNLKDAYTYGNRLILMGEGLVMKDLDAQQKTALKQNDLFDWFG
- a CDS encoding L-lactate MFS transporter; translation: METKNKWLMAIAGMTLQLCIGSIYAYSVWIKPIQTLNGWDAHQLKTAFSLAICFLGLTAAFMGKFVQKIGPVKSGLLAALLFCTGLAGAGFANSIGSLPLFFLFYGVIAGIGLGFGYITPVSIVVKWFPDKPGLASGLVIMSFAAGSILAAQLISPLTIHFGVPVTFYLLAVAYAIFMVLASLYLAAPKQVSSVEDYHSGGANVPIKEIIGDVRYYALFLMLFLNTTCGIALIAVAAPMAKAVLHMSEVAAIAFVSMIGLFNGLGRLFWSSISDKIGRWNTFMTFYVVGAICFLVIAQTPGAMVFQIMVFLIISCYGGAFATMPAFIKDIYGADKVGPVFGYVLLAWSAAAFAGPWLISRTSNYQLIFYIFAGILAFTGVLLVLLKGKLRGNPSL